A window from Synechococcus sp. RSCCF101 encodes these proteins:
- a CDS encoding ferritin — MKELTRAINSHLASEFQASHAYLAMSIWLREKDLAGFSQYMLQKSHEERQHAARMIAYLVDCDEQVELPTIHSPERSWPSVQQLFDQVFEMEKGVTASINDLYSLAESGMERSATAMLDWFVNEQIQEEAEARFVRKRLRLAGDNTAALLLLDQQFLEGTALTHVKGGITAAGQV, encoded by the coding sequence GCCATCTGGCATCGGAATTCCAGGCCAGCCATGCCTATCTGGCCATGTCGATCTGGCTGCGGGAGAAGGACCTGGCCGGCTTCTCCCAGTACATGCTGCAGAAGAGCCACGAGGAGCGGCAGCATGCCGCGCGGATGATCGCCTACCTGGTGGACTGCGACGAACAGGTGGAGCTGCCCACGATTCACTCGCCCGAGCGCTCCTGGCCATCGGTGCAGCAGCTCTTCGACCAGGTGTTCGAGATGGAGAAGGGGGTCACCGCCTCGATCAACGATCTCTACAGCCTGGCCGAGAGCGGCATGGAGCGCAGCGCCACCGCCATGCTCGACTGGTTCGTCAACGAGCAGATCCAGGAGGAGGCGGAAGCCCGCTTCGTGCGCAAGCGTCTGCGCCTCGCCGGGGACAACACCGCTGCCCTGCTGCTGCTCGACCAGCAGTTCCTCGAAGGCACGGCCCTCACGCATGTGAAAGGTGGCATCACGGCCGCCGGGCAGGTCTGA